The Propionispora hippei DSM 15287 genome includes the window AGTTGATAAACATGCGCTACGGGCGGTGGCCGCCAGTATTGGACCGGGTTCCTTTACTGGGTTACGCATCGGTCTGGCAACGGCCAAGGCGCTAGCCTATGCCTTGAAAATTCCTTTGGTGGGGGTGCCGACTTTACTGGCACTGGCTTTTGCCTGCCCTGTCCCCGGCCTGTTACTTTCACCGATGCTGGATGCCCAGAAGGGAAATGTCTATCAGGCGGCATATCGCTGGCATAATGGGGAACTGCAGGAATTAGTGCCGCCGCGGGTGATTGCGTTTACTGATGTACTGAATGAATTAGCCGCTATAGATACGCCGGTATTACTGTTAGGAGAATCTGCCGCCGCTTACCGGGAAGCCATTCAGGCCAGGGGAATGCCGGTTATGCTGGCCGAACCGCATCTGATTATGTCCCGGGCCGGTAGTGCCGCCGTGCTGGCTCACCGGCTGCTGGACAAAGGAAAGACCAGCGATCCTTTTACGCTGGAACCTTTGTATATAAGAAGGTCGGAAGCCGAAGAACTTTGGGAAAAGCGTTGTGGAACCGCCAATGAGTAATATTTGCATTCGACGCATGGGGCTGTTGGATATTGACGCCGTACTCTTGGTCGAACAGGCTTCTTTCTTAACGCCCTGGTCCCGAGCAGCTTTTGAGTCGGAAATATGCAATAATGAACTGACCCATTACTTAGTCGTATGTGTAGAAAAGCAGGTAGTTGGGTATGCTGGGATGTGGGTTATCGTTGATGAGGCTCATGTTACCAATATCGCTATTTTGCCTGAATACCGCGGCAGGGGTATTGGTGAAAAATTGCTAATTGCTTTAAAGGAAGCCGCTGATAGCCGGGGGGCCGCTAGAATGACTCTGGAAGTGCGGCCTTCCAACAACGCGGCGAAAAGGCTTTATGAAAAACTGGGTTTTAGCCGTGCGGGAGTGCGGAAACATTATTATACCGATACCAAGGAAGATGCTATTATTATGTGGTGCGACAAGTTATGAGATAGATGGAAAATGGAAAAAAAGACCACTTTCGTGGTCAAAGGGTGATTGTTCACAGTAGAATATGCCGGCGGTAATCAGAGTGTTACCGGGTTTAAGCTATAAAAAAAATGTAGGGGCGGCTAGGGCCGCCCGATACATTACTACAGCTTGGATTCATATTGTTCAATCATTTTGCGAACCATGTGACCGCCTACCCGGCCGCAATCAGCGGAAGTCATTGTGTTCCAACCCTGGGAGCGAACTCGTTCGGCAATTCCTAACTCTGACGCAACCTCTAATTTCATCTGATCTAAAGCGTTTTCTGCAGACGGATTCACAGGTTTTCTCGAACGTGCCATAGTGGCTTTCTCTCCTTTTTAGGCGTGATTTTGTATCGCATGATTGTCGCCTGATTCTAATGTGGCATAAATTCGGTCGAACGATACCATGAAATTAATAGCAATACGGAGGATTACAGGATATGGGTGACGCTATACGACAACGATGCCTTACTCTTGCATTGGAAACTAGCTGTGACGAAACATCAGCGGCTATTGTTGCCGACGGGCGGGTCGTATTATCAAATATTATTTCTTCGCAGATTCCGGTGCACCAAAAATTTGGCGGTGTCGTACCGGAAATTGCTTCTCGCAAACATATTGAGAATGTGATGGCGGTGGTTGATGAGGCGTTGTCTGTGGCCGGAGTCGGCTTAAACGACCTTTCAGCCATCGGAGTGACCTATGGACCAGGGCTGGTTGGTGCCTTGCTGGTCGGTGTTTCCGTAGCTAAGGCGCTTGCCTTTGCGACAGATTTGCCGCTGATTGGTGTAAACCATCTGGAAGGGCATATTTTTGCCAACTTTTTATCGCATGCTGCTTTACAGCCACCTTTTATCGCCCTGGTAGTATCTGGCGGGCATACTTCCTTAATCCAGGTCAAAGACTATCATTCCTTCGAGCTGCTGGGGCAAACCAGGGATGATGCGGCAGGGGAAGCCTTTGACAAGATTGCCCGGGTGCTTAAACTGCCTTATCCGGGTGGTCCTCACATCGACAGGCTGGCTCAGCAGGGAAACCCGGCGGCCATTGCCTTTCCCCGGGCTCTTACAGGCCAGAAAAATTTCGAGTTTAGCTTCAGCGGTTTGAAATCGGCGGTTATTAATTACATTCATAACGCCGAACAGAGAGGAGAACGAATACCGCAGGCTGATTTGGCGGCCAGCTTTCAGGCGGCGGTTGTCGATGTATTGGTTAATAAAACCATGCAGGCCGTCCGGCAGTGTCAGGTAAACCAAGTTGTTGTAGCCGGCGGCGTAGCCGCTAACAGCGCTCTTA containing:
- the rimI gene encoding ribosomal protein S18-alanine N-acetyltransferase — encoded protein: MSNICIRRMGLLDIDAVLLVEQASFLTPWSRAAFESEICNNELTHYLVVCVEKQVVGYAGMWVIVDEAHVTNIAILPEYRGRGIGEKLLIALKEAADSRGAARMTLEVRPSNNAAKRLYEKLGFSRAGVRKHYYTDTKEDAIIMWCDKL
- the tsaD gene encoding tRNA (adenosine(37)-N6)-threonylcarbamoyltransferase complex transferase subunit TsaD → MGDAIRQRCLTLALETSCDETSAAIVADGRVVLSNIISSQIPVHQKFGGVVPEIASRKHIENVMAVVDEALSVAGVGLNDLSAIGVTYGPGLVGALLVGVSVAKALAFATDLPLIGVNHLEGHIFANFLSHAALQPPFIALVVSGGHTSLIQVKDYHSFELLGQTRDDAAGEAFDKIARVLKLPYPGGPHIDRLAQQGNPAAIAFPRALTGQKNFEFSFSGLKSAVINYIHNAEQRGERIPQADLAASFQAAVVDVLVNKTMQAVRQCQVNQVVVAGGVAANSALKSALQEACDAAGLALYYPDPILCTDNAAMIACRAYYQYLQDDLADLHLNARPALKLGNR
- a CDS encoding alpha/beta-type small acid-soluble spore protein yields the protein MARSRKPVNPSAENALDQMKLEVASELGIAERVRSQGWNTMTSADCGRVGGHMVRKMIEQYESKL
- the tsaB gene encoding tRNA (adenosine(37)-N6)-threonylcarbamoyltransferase complex dimerization subunit type 1 TsaB, encoding MPILAIDTATLVSGVALATADTLIAELTLQTKKNHSELLMPHIAQVLQMAAVDKHALRAVAASIGPGSFTGLRIGLATAKALAYALKIPLVGVPTLLALAFACPVPGLLLSPMLDAQKGNVYQAAYRWHNGELQELVPPRVIAFTDVLNELAAIDTPVLLLGESAAAYREAIQARGMPVMLAEPHLIMSRAGSAAVLAHRLLDKGKTSDPFTLEPLYIRRSEAEELWEKRCGTANE